The region CGTCCCGTCGCGGCCCTGACCTGGTACTGGCCCGCGCACGGCCGGCAGATCCGGATGGCGGGACCGGTGGACGTCCTCGGTGAGGAGGCCACCCGGCGGGACTACCTCGGCCGCTCGCCCGCCGCCCGCATCGCCGGCTTCACCGGCCGCACCTCCGCGCCGCTGGACGGACCCGGGGAGTACGAGCGCGAGCACCGCGCGGCCGAGGCGCTGGTGGCCGCGGAACCGGGCCGGGTGCCCGCGACCCACACCGTCTACCGGCTGCGCGCGCGGGAGGCGGAATTCTTCCAGGCCGACCCGGCACGCTGGCACCTGCGGCTGCGCTACACCCGCGACGGCGACGGCTGGACCCGCACTTTGCTGTGGCCATGACTCATCCCCGCGGAGGAGGCCCCGGCGGGCGACCCCCTCCGCGGGCGGAGGCCGGAATGCCCCGCTGAGCCGATGCGGCACACCCCCGGGGCCTGGTGGGATGGATGGTGTGTACAGCGACCAAGGGCCGCCGCTCGCCGCGGCCCACCCGGCGGACGACGCCCACCTCACCACTGAGGTGCGCGTCGTGGCCGCCAGCGCGCGGCGGCGCGCGGTCAGGGACGGGGACGCGCTGGCCGACACCGCCCATCTGCTGCACTCACTGCTGGAGAACGACCCCGACGCCCGCGCCGCCTGCGACACCCCGGCCGGCCGGGCCGCCCGGGTGCTCGGCTACCTGGTGCAGCGCAGCATCGGGT is a window of Streptomyces sp. NBC_01477 DNA encoding:
- a CDS encoding pyridoxine/pyridoxamine 5'-phosphate oxidase, with the protein product MQGRDQDGDAVDGGSAGSAAADRELLDRIRAAPVLAGPLPHFDPDTAPAAPGPLFADWLDRALADGVPEPQIVTLSTAAADGTPSARVLLLRGLDSADCAFVFAGDSGSGKGQDLAARPVAALTWYWPAHGRQIRMAGPVDVLGEEATRRDYLGRSPAARIAGFTGRTSAPLDGPGEYEREHRAAEALVAAEPGRVPATHTVYRLRAREAEFFQADPARWHLRLRYTRDGDGWTRTLLWP